The genomic interval tatataagtattattagacttaacttgggggagacctatgcccagcagtgggcgtcgtacggctgatgatgatgataagacttaactgaatattcttcctgcgcatcgacaggaagtctgataaaactgttgttgattgttatatctgaaaatacactgttatttctgctctgatctgtttctgaataatctgaatgttcactgatttctgttctctgttctaatgcaccttcttttgttctctgaaaattatttagttttttcgtaatgacagcccgccaaaaagcatcaacttttttctggccagtgttattatgacatatataacctacaaatcgattactcactcgagtaaaaataaaatcgatatgatgcattttaatattattatgaatttgattatttaaattcgagaactgattacagttcgagacactgccccgacgcaagaattatgaaatacacatgtgttatgattaagttcagcattctaaaccctgctgtagattttgagaagactgttcaatttgctgcactatgttctgaacagcttgataagcagtttgttgacttagactcaaactctgtttcattgctatgtcctgttaatttagctgaagctgttgttgattatgaaacaacgcactgaatcaaaattttgctgatgttttcaataaacgtaagcagatacgtctattctggataactgaaaagtatcagtaatataacaacttaatatatctaatatcacaactttctccagatgatgttagcatgtttggtttgtgctgacaaataacgactgaaaaaggactaaaaatttgagctattccaatttgttgctactggaggtacagcttaatatagggcaattaggctctcacctgaatatcctgatctgcgactgaagaggtcgaggctgctgatatcatcgacagctccctgatatgcgtcagcgtatagtttacctctttgaactcttgattaatgttctccaactcccgaagctcgtcaacaaggaagaactcttaattgtactgaataataacctggaaggcatccactagctgtggataatgacgcctggattgcttctgcgccactgatagcacgattgttgatttatgttctataactgttgcatatgaattggttaatatacgatatttatttgaaaacttggtcttaacttttagcaaatggttggtattcattctaataacaatacttactgactatttcgaatatgtttacactgaatttttgcaatataaattgaagtaaaacataataaaatttgtaccccaaaaacataaaatcaatgaattaatacttttcgaaactcttaaatgaactgacttacaacaaacttaacaactcaattcaactgatctgatttctgatttgttgataactggtatagtcaatctgatttaatgttgataactggtatactcaatctgatttaatgttgataactggtatagtcaatctgatttaatgttgataactggtatactcaatctgatttaatgttgataactggtatagtcaatctgatttaatgttgataactaacatggtcaatccaatttgatgttcataacTGTTATCGTCAACAGTTACATGGTCTATccgatttgatgtcgataacattaacaactggcttcgtccttctgatttatcaactgatttggttgatctgattcgcaaataatctggtcaatctgctttgacaattgatttggtccatctcatttaactacttattattggcccatctgatttgagtcaactgatttaacaactgttattggcccatctgatttaagtcaacattattggcccatctgatttgagtcaattgatttaacaactgaattggtccatctaattaggtccatctgatttgatgtcaactattctgtatctactgatttcGTACTGAGTATCACTAACATGGTcactaaattacatgttcaagatatcccagcatctccaccatgtcgtgaaccatacataatcatgtaaggtcacgaattatctgaattctgaatcacattccaaaactgaaatgtgtcatagttatatgaaatacctatggggcaaaatacccacaaatgggcaacgtgcccatagctgtctaaatatagggtaaaaaaccaacgatgttagaatatgtgattagaatgtttcatagttatatgaatacctatggggcaaaatacccacaaatggacaacgtgcccatagccgtctgaatatagggtaaaaagcccacgatttataccaaataatacaagtaccaatagcataactgatatctaagtaattaggaaaatatataagtattattagacttaacttgggggagacctatgcccagcagtgggcgtcgtacggctgatgatgatgataagacttaactgaatattcttcctgcgcatcgacaggaagtctgataaaactgttgttgattgttatatctgaaaatacactgttatttctgctctgatctgtttctgaataatctgaatgttcactgatttctgttctctgttctaatgcaccttcttttgttctctgaaaattatttagttttttcgtaatgacagcccgccaaaaagcatcaacttttttctggccagtgttattatgacatatataacctacaaatcgattactcactcgagtaaaaataaaatcgatatgatgcattttaatattattatgaatttgattatttaaattcgagaactgattacagttcgagacacctTCCAAGAAGGactttaaataatatagtttGTCGCATGGCGACAGTTTTGCATTTGAATCAATAATGCTTTTAAAAAGGCTTATAAAGTTTTGGTAATTACATACCTCTCCgctaaatttatttatgttgATGGGTGGTAATCGGTGCATTCCAGTAATTCCATCCTCGCATGCAGCGCCGGAGACCATGCTCATGCATTTACCTGAAGCCTGAGGTAGTAAGGCCTCTTCAAATATAGCCAGCGTTGACAAGTACAGCTCTTCGTACTTGGCGATGTCCTCTGCGCTACTCTGGTCTAAAACTGAAATGTTCAGATTAGTGTCACAGTACTCCTGAAATACCTGGATAAGCCTCTTTTTTCTAACTTCGCACTCACTGGGTTTCAATTTTTCCAGTGCCATCCCATCTTGGCAGAGATTAAAAAGCCTCGTAATTGTTGCTTTAGCAACGCCTCGGGCGgcaatcaatttatttaactCCATAGTTGtgagttaaattaaaaatatttatgtaaaacaaCACTGTAAAACAgctttaaattgaaaaataaaaatatgcgtTGTGAACGAATTTCACGCTATCAGTGATGATAACAAGAATGACAAGATGGCGTCAACTGGGCGTTGGCTGCTTCCGCGTTCGTCCCCCAGTCCCCCTCTAACATCTGCGGGGTGCGACGCTCACACGCGGAGCTGAGCGGTGAGCGCGGGCGTCGATGTCAATATTGTGTCTATGGTGCACCACGATGCGTTCAGGCGCGTTCACACTCTCGGCAACAACTCGAAGTTcgagaatttaattatttattttaattgttttcaatcCGCACTTTTTAGTCTTGAACACGAAGacgaaattaaatattacacgAAGATTAAATTGACACTTATAGCAGCATCCTTTGCATGAAAAATTGGTTTGTACACAAAGTTCACGACAAAGTTCTCCGTTCGTGCGATTATAGCATCGCACCACAACCATGAAAAATGgaagataaacaaataaattgttttgaattattaattaaatgcaCTTTTATGAACTTTAAAGTCACTTAACAGCAACGTTCATTGCACTAATTGGCAAACGCAACTTAACAGTTCACGCTTGTTTTCTCACGTAgagatttaaaatttaaaatatcacttAACAGCGACGACGTGACAGAGTTTATTAAGACGATTATAGCATCATCGGGCAACCACTGcacttatttgtaataaaaattacttaaacgCGACTTAACAGTCCACGATTTTGTCAATAAAGACACGTTTCTCACGTAGAGAATTTTAATGGCggatgaaaatttttgtgagCCACACTCGCGACGCGGAAAAGCTGCTCAACCTTGGACCTTGCAACGACGACGAAGGACCAttatgtagggagcgctggtaatttcaataaaaccccacacaaacaattgaatgaactgtattacttaggatattaatttaattacaagatccaaacattgagacgcgttggcttgctcgcgctagagatgtgactgaccataaatggtagactattaggtatgtcccatacaataggattattttttaaattacttttcagCCAAGGAGTTTCTTTATCTTAGAAGCGTAACACCTAAAGataacattaattaattcttgtaAACAACTCCCACGTTTCTTcgtaaaagaaaataagaagAGTGTCTATAAAATACGACTGGGGACCAAAAAGTTTGGTTTTAAATTCACTTTTTATTGCTCTGCCAAGTTTGTCCGGGCTCCTTGCTAATTCTGAGTACTACAAATTCTGACTTTAAATAAGGAATGGACTCAAAAAAGATTTtatggaaattaattcaaagaagaataaaataaataaataaatgtataaacagTTAAAAAGAgagttatttaaataaagagttTAGTTTGGAAGGAGAAGATTCAAGATTTAAATCTACTTACTTCAATATCAGAGGCTACACGAGCGTAATGTTGTCGTCCATTTGCAACGGACTGTCACCGATCGTGTGTCATTGTAGAAATTGTTACCAAATATTTAGccattaatgtataatattttacgaATTAGCGTAAGCGCAAAAAATCTAAAACCCGTATTCTAATTTACATTGCGCAAtaactcaaaatcttaattaaacatacaacaacaacataaacagcttatgtacacgtcccactgctaggcctcccctcaatcaaccggagagcgGGTATGCTAATTAAACattccgacaagaaaaacagTACTATAGTACAATACAGTAAacattctctttatttttttgtgtcgtTAACCTCATCTTATTTAGTCTAATcaattccactgctgggcaaaggccttcccttAATTTTTCCACTCcactcgactttgcgcgatctccagCCAATgcctccgataagcattgaggtcctCACACCATCATTTACGCGATCTGCCTCGACTTCGTTACCCGCTTTGAGGTGCCCAGAGAGTTAGgactcactaacaccctgtataataaaaaacCGTATAAATCAAGTGTACCTATACCGGTATACGTGTGTGTACGTGTCTTAACTCGAATAGCTAGCAAGACGTCGTCGTCAGTTCAGCATCATAAACTCTGAATTAACAGTCATAAAACAACACCCCCACTTCAAATGGAATACCTGTGGGGTGATCCCCAAGGGGAGGGGAGATTTTTTTAACACAGTCTTCTTTGAGAACCACACGGGCTTTGACGCTGCGCAATGACGTCACAAACaacttgaaatgaaatgaaaaaaaaaatgtttttattaccagcgggcttagcaccgtaaacgcgcgactctttctcgcctcgacatacgtcacctgcCACTCTCTCGCAGTACCGCACAGAAAGAGGCACATGATcactgtcgcggcgagaaagagtcgtgtGCTTACGATGCTAAGCCCGCAGAAAACAATACCATacgtattttagaaattaaataacataatataaacttctttcttcttcttgcgATTTCTTTTTCGATTTAAGTATATCgccattatttatttcttgcaTACTAATATTTCCCGATACTTACACGCACAcataggaaatacaaaacaaaagagaaatataaaaagtacAATAGGCACTAAGTGCGTCGCATCGCAATGTAAGGAATGTCTCTTTTTCTTGTACTGTCTCTCGCATCTGAACACTGCTTGATGATCAGAGGTATTTCTATATCTAAGCAAaggctcttcttctatcgtgtggattgtgaggtggattaccaatcccatcaaccctggtgtcagggtattactgagccgccaaaggctgacatgactcatgtaacgactacgtacttacatcagtaagtaataaccgggaccaacggcttgacgtgccttccgacgcacggatcatcttaccttcggacaatctggtgatcagcctgtaatgtcctaaccaaactagggatcacagtgatttttgtgatttgtccccaccgggacctctggaccacggagggagTTAGGGAGGAGCAAATGATAAAGATGCGTGTTCATTAGTACGGTATCGAAGCGAAAGTCTCGATGTGGCGTTTACAATGCTTCCAAATAAAACAATTGACGACGTCTGGCGCGGATAAGGCGATCTAAACCTGAGCGGCAGAATGGCCGGTCACTCGTATACGGTCGacgtatttaaatttaaaatggttATTGCTTCCCTATCAGTGTTGCTTTGTACCAGACATTTGCTTCCAAcgtattattttagaaattaaataacataaattcctttcttcttcttgcgattttttcgatttacatCGCCTTCATTTATTTCTTGCAAATTATATTTCCCGataattttttttctgaaacatTTATAGACTGTTCGTGTTATGATAAGTTTGAGGGCATTAATGGAGAAGCAATTTTTGGCTCATAAATATTTACGTTACTACACGTATTTATATTGGACTCTAGCACCATTTACGGCCATTCTGACGATTACATAATATAGAGAACGCAGTTCTATATGAAACAATACAAAATATGAAATCTCGACGACCTGCTTCTACTCGTACTGCGAAATGGGACGCGCAGCTTAGGAGTAAACATTTTAAATGGAAACATTAATCAATTACACACTAAaattcaacagcctccgtggtctagtggttagagcgttaggctcacgatctggaggtccgggttcgattcccgatggagacattgtcaaaatcactttgtgagactgtcctttgtttggtaaggacttttcaggctagaatcactgattgtccgaaaaagtaagatgattccgtgctttggagggcacgttaagccgttggtcctggctattagccgtaaaaacacctccaccgacccgcattggagcagcgtggtggagtatatgcttcataccccctcaggttgattgaggggaggcctgtgcccagcagtgagacgtatataggctatttatgtgtgtACACTAAAATTCATGTCACGTACACTTCACACATTTCTACATGAATGCCAATTTGTGGGACCGCAGATATTTACGGTGCTCTGCCAAAACCAATTTGCAATCAAAACATAATCCACCAACACGGGCTTATAAATACATGCGGGTTGGTACTACAGAACACTGATCAGCCTTACAGAGAATAATAGGCCAAAACTCAgataatacacacataaaattCTCAAGAACCCGCGATAGCCCTGTTCGAAGAACGCATAACTTACATTGAAGTGTCgtgagttcgaatcccgactcggGCTACGGGAtgacctcaccttatggttgtctggaagaaatcgctttaagcgataaggccgccatttgccatgtacttagttaagagactttttgtaattatttatttttattttggtgcaataaagtgcatttgtattgtattgtattgtattgataaccgggcacaaatcctggaaaccatgtgatatcaatccaaacatgaattcaaattcataaagtaagtacttactactgcAGAACTGTTCTAccgtaaataacataatataaagaaCCTATAtacaccccactgctgggcacacgcctcccctcaatcatctggagggggtatggagcataggtaCTCCACCACACAACTCTACTGCTGTGTCAATAAAACAAGAAGTTCATAATTCATCCTCGTAGAAGCAATTTTTCGGTTTGACCGACGTAAATTAGAAATATACGTCGGCATTTGTCAAATGATTGGAGGTCTCCATGATTTTGTTTCTATAATTGGTGTGTGATCGATCGCGTGGGTCGTATGCCGAATTTtggattaaataattaattaaaggtGGCCCTTGATTTGTACacttatgtataattatatctatacttacatacagcgaattagtgacatcgtgatgaatactgagggggatgattcagctcattattctgagttaatatcaagtcgaattttccgatCCAAAATTAGTgtctttttgtgtatttttaaattattttcaattttatacttcttCGATGAAAAATTACACTTCATATTAAATTAGAGtaatgggctgaatcatcccagtaatcgttacgatgatACTTACACGCCGTACAAGTACCTAaaggtagtcatacaagtacatagaagtgacaccgtaacgaatactgagtgggatgattcagactaacACTCTGAactgatatgaagtggaatttcccgtcagaaaattcatgaacattttagtgttttttttttaaattattttcagtttcatccttttcggcggaaaattacacttgatatcaactcagaatcatggtctgaaccattcctcaaagttttcgttacgatatcactaacactgtattatGTATAGAGACTTAACCATTGGTTATCAGCGTTGGAAAAGCCACAAGTCTTTGTAAAGGCATATTGGTATTTAGTGTCTAGGAAGTGAATACTTGACGAGATCTTCGCCTATTACGTATATAGCGTCGTCTcacaagcattatcccgtttccatAGAGTCCGTTTACCTAGCTTAGACTGGACAGGACCGACCTGTTAGACAAGCTATTTTAATACCCCAGATTTGATAACTAATGATATTCATGTTtggagaataaataaataaatgattatcgcgtgatcagcggtgaaggaaaacttcgtgacgcatcatattcccgagaaaagcgtttcagaggtatgtaacctttcgggttggaaggtcagactgatAAACGGAcctcgtgaaaacgggatagcgctaAAGATGTGATGAGATTTGATGACCGGAAATGATATTTCTGGCAACTTAATAACTGCTACTGATTGCTCTTACCTTATGGCAAAGCACGTCTATGTCCAGCTCGTTGGCCACATCCTTGATCAGGTCCATGAATAGATCCGCCTCGTCAAGCTGCCTCTGCGCAGACCCGCTCGGTGATCTCGATCTCTGGAACAATTAcaattgaatattaataaaataacaaaaggcTATAGGAACAGTCATCCCATGAAATTAATTCAATCTATATTTATAGActtcgatcttcttctatcgtgtgggttgtgaggtggattaccaaccccatcaaccctggtatcagggttactattgagccgcccaaagcccctgacatggctcctgtaacgactactaacttacatcagtaagtagtatccgggaccaatggtttaacgtgcctttcgaagcacggatcttactttcggacaatcagcttgtaatgtcgtaaccaaactatccctagtttggcacaaaatgatttttgtgatgtatcccctccgggatttgaacccgggacctccggatcgtgagcccaacgcactggaccacggaggccgtcgcacacaaaataaattgaatcgccccttttctttctcttttgtATAAATGCAACAATCCTTTTACATTTCCATCCCTTCTCTTTGCCCCGTTTAGTCAGACGAAGCCACTTTTTGTATTAAAACAAAGCGTCGCGGTGTTTCATTTCCATTACACAAAGTATTGTTTGGCCGCCATTTTGAGGCCGGAATGGCGGGAAAATCTGGAAAAATCCAGATAAAGCTGGTTTCTCTTTAACCCGTTTATTAAAATGGACTGTTTAACTTTTGATGTGCAACAGcaaaaaaggtaacagacatTTCTCGTTGAGATAGGCAGAGCGGCTACTGAATCCTAAATATTTACCTGCAAGTTGCGCAACCATGGTCCTACTGACATAGATAtccttaacactttcacgggTCGTCGacttttcatttataataatatgacttGACTTGGAATAATgctgtagacgttctgtccttaaaAGTGTTAAGAGTTAAAACAACGTACCTACTTTTGTCTATTTTCCCTACAGAAAAAGAAACCATCCTCTAAAGGAAAGGTTAAACAAAAGTCACTCATTCGGGTGCAACAGAGGTAAGTGAGTGGAATGAAAAGGTTTTCAGTTGGGATGGTAGGTGAATTGCGTATTGCTGAGGTTTAGCTTCATGACAAATCAAGggaataaaattgttattgccTCCGACTTATAGTCCCTTTTTTCACAACCATCAAAATAAGCTAACCAACTAGCTAATAAGCTAATcaactaacgacctccgtggtccagtggttgagcgttgagctcacgatccggaagccccgggttcgaatcccggtgggaacatatcacaaaaatcactgtgatccctagtttggttaggacattacagactgatcacctgattgtctaagaactaagatgatccgtgctttggaaggcacgttgctacttactgatgtaagtaagtagtcgttacatgagccatgtcaggggcctttggcggcttaataataaccctgacaccaggtttgatgaggttggcaattcacctcacaacctacacgatagaagaagaagctaatCAACTAATTGAATAGAAGCTACTTCTTTGATTCCAATCTAACTGAGAATTAGGGTTCTAGCTGTAGGGGctactttaataaaattaaggGTAACCCATCCATCCAGTGACTGTTCCGTTAGACGATAAATTTTGTTGATcggatttattttagttttattttattgtatattttatttttgtatatgtgttttttatgcctgaaataaatgacttattattattatgtttgtcatttctatatctcgggactatggagtcccggactatggccgaagccaacacgtagaggccccttaagacagtttaatctaaatgtggtgtgacaccaaccggcgactatacctgtatgcactatgggagtgcacccaaagacaatccccggttcgtgtaggactattgcagattatgggaacaaagggaactgggctattgggttgggggttagtggaccggacactacggctatgggggactatggcgccttattattatttaactagccGCTACTGGCCTCGGGTTGTATAAGTCTGGCCAAGtaggttccggccaagtagttaatgccatttgcggcaattCTACAACAAGTCAgttttataatactaatgtatttttaatgtgattcaagtgcaataaagagtttttgtattgtattgtattgtattgtcagtTCAAAAAAGGTTGTGTAGTTATtcatataacagcctccgtggtctaatggtaagagcgttaggctcacgatctggaggtctgggttcgattcccgatggggacattgtcggaatcactttgtgagactgtcctttgtttggtaaggacttttcaggtttgaatcacctgaaaaagtaagttgattccgtgcttcggggggcacgttaagccgttggtcccggctattagccgtaaaaacacctccaccaacccgcagtggagcagcgtggtggagtatgctccatatcctctccggttgattgagaggaggcctgtgcccagcagtgggacgtatataggcagtttatgttatgtatgtagttattCATTAGGTACTGCATTACCTTACTTGCTTTACCAAACTTGAAACgagttcattaaaattttaaataagataTGTCTGTCCAAGTTTTAATGTAACAGATGTTCAGAACTTCTAACACACTTCATGGGAAAAGTTCGTCtcgtttttaaacttataactTTTTGTCGTTTTGGACCGTTTCGTTGGATTTATGGTCTAATGCAAGAACGTGTGGGGGTTCAaaattaacataagctcacccctacatcccaattggggtagtcagaagtacaatcaaagagcaaaagtgcaactgcaaacagtggtgaaattatggaccattagttgtcataattataaaatgtacgtgtttgtaggtgtttttggtctattacagaaacgacaccTGGTTacaaccaggaggtcttaaatgcaaccagttaatttattactttgcaagaaactgattggcttgaggctgcccagttgggcgcgaacctcggctcagggcgtcgtctgagaggaaaattatttaaaagaattaatcgaccctagtgggtcgatagcgataagcgctgactgagggaaatcgtcgaccacgctggcggggtcgacGATTTGTTGAAGtggttggtgtcgcgagctgattggctacctcTATCTAGAGTATTCATCGGGAATCGGAATGTCGTTACCGCATCGCGCTTGTCTGACTGTTTTAGAAGCGCGTGTGTAAAGGACGCCTTTACTTCGACGCAATATCGCAACCGCGATATTTTCTGAATCGCGATAATTTTGCTGCAAACAGTCGTACTGAGTAAAAAACTTGAATAAAAAccataatattacataattagtAGTGTTCGGATcacgaacaaaatataaaaatgtctatggtttttGTTACTATAAAGaaggtattgtcatagacaaaaaaaGAGACTTCTTACTTGGCATTAAAAATGGATGCATAATCAATATTTTCTTGTGTAAAAAAATTAATTCAACCAATACTAAAAACATGgtgttttataaaacattaataataataagagtgTAAAACTTGTGAATAAGTGAGAAAACAATAAacttcaaaatattattttatgtggtcgtttaattaCCAGCACACCACTCAACCATCACAACTAGAACGCcacaagtagcctattatgaactgctgggctcaggcttcccct from Pectinophora gossypiella chromosome 22, ilPecGoss1.1, whole genome shotgun sequence carries:
- the LOC126377247 gene encoding uncharacterized protein LOC126377247, which codes for MELNKLIAARGVAKATITRLFNLCQDGMALEKLKPILDQSSAEDIAKYEELYLSTLAIFEEALLPQASGKCMSMVSGAACEDGITGMHRLPPININKFSGENNEQQHLRLWQTAAKVMGVVQ